DNA sequence from the Alkaliphilus metalliredigens QYMF genome:
CAGATAATGTTGTGCTAAAAGTAGAATGTCCTCTCCTCGTTGTCGCAGAGGCGGTAAATCCATAGGAACAACATTGAGTCGGTAATATAAGTCTTCTCTAAATTCCTTTTTTTCGATGGCTTCCTCTAAATCTTTATTTGTAGCCGCAATGACTCTGATATTTACCTCAATGTCCTCAAGGCCACCCACCCTTTTAAATTTTCTTTCCTCTAAAAACCGAAGGAGCTTTGTTTGCATGTCCATAGATAATTCTCCAATCTCGTCTAAGAACACCGTACCACCATCTGCAATTTCCAAAAGGCCTTTTTTCCTAGCTGTAGCACCTGTAAATGCACTTTTTTCATAACCAAATAACTCACTTTCCATGAGTTGCGTTGGAATCGCCCCACAATTTATTTTCAACATAGAGGCTTCTTTACGTGGACTATTGTGATGAATTGCTGAAGCTACAACTTCTTTTCCCGTTCCCGTTTCACCTCGGATCAAAACGGTGACATCTTCATTTTCTGATAAAATGGCTACTTTACTAAAGACATCCTTCATACTTGAATGACTTCCTATAATTGTTTCATCGTTTGATAACTTTTCCTTTTCTAGGAGATATATTTTTTTCTGTAGCTTCAACTTATCAAATATACGGGTCAGAATAATTTGAACCTCATCTAGCTCAAAGGGCTTATTAATGTAGTCAAAGGCCCCATTTTTTATAGCAGTAACTGCCGTCTTAATATCACCATAAGCCGTCATGAGGACCACTTCTAAATCTT
Encoded proteins:
- a CDS encoding sigma-54-dependent transcriptional regulator — its product is MRKKIVIIDDEETIRLSLKEALMDLGYEAETAGDSWEGLKRIALFKPQAVFLDMRLPDGNGLQLIQRIKEMDKDLEVVLMTAYGDIKTAVTAIKNGAFDYINKPFELDEVQIILTRIFDKLKLQKKIYLLEKEKLSNDETIIGSHSSMKDVFSKVAILSENEDVTVLIRGETGTGKEVVASAIHHNSPRKEASMLKINCGAIPTQLMESELFGYEKSAFTGATARKKGLLEIADGGTVFLDEIGELSMDMQTKLLRFLEERKFKRVGGLEDIEVNIRVIAATNKDLEEAIEKKEFREDLYYRLNVVPMDLPPLRQRGEDILLLAQHYLAQYNQKFNKKIMDFTEEAKEKLLKYHWKGNIRELKNVLERTIILNDDSYIRLEHLPIEIVGSEEKTVATNIQPMIKIGEDIPKDFSLENYLQEIEKSYIQTALRLCKGNHSKAAYILGISRFALKRKQEKYTKS